The following are encoded in a window of Staphylococcus piscifermentans genomic DNA:
- a CDS encoding helicase-related protein has product MNNILEANVKNRDKLINNLKEEIIGPITNFKYAQIIDEKTTKENIDNNFLIYKYGGRKEEIFNTGRPSKKYAAGLLYPKSNGNFVEIESEESNEVIEGETLEEELTEKRKEEQQNPYLQSTMGITFAVPLEADFLKINFECGMYNKNKNYNKNLQINEINQNWWFRKSYNASLKVELHRDEKLVCEKLRVKDLLNNEKEDTNILLYSHIRELENLKIVTLTIENAKISKEEEDILFQCKIEAELNGKQSFVPYPKASDMNIDISNEEKRFEFLYLKEKNFAFGHDCATDWNLDNNENVYKISSTFLPEYEIKTMTPDIKIGEDNLSIYHSKITACNSYEELENILLPLIDGYEKWFENLKLEKVNPYYEKVKQGNLREIEKNINRMKKGIQLLKKQDVFQCFKLANLSMLMQMNNGKKLRKADYINGNLKFDKNINVNGFEELDYSNFESLSNSIENQIAKENKAFLKKWRGFQIGFILQSLDAIINKKSEDREIVDLIWFPTGGGKTEAYLGVAAFSMLYRRFVDKNDIGVDILMRYTLRLLTADQFQRAARLICSLDYVRTKFLEIFGENEFSIGLWVGRASTPNKVEDAKNKFNAYTKEGKNDFIVESCPWCGAEMKVKKNNKKNIYLGYSFSGALEMNCPDKECHFHNHLPISFVDEQLYKNPPTFLIGTIDKFVQLTWVPEARSLFGFNRSGDRVFSPPNIIIQDELHLISGPLGSLSGMYETLIEHLCTDERFDISPKIIGATATIKAYQNQIKALYGREKTNLFPPAGFDINDNYFSSVQKDEYGNPVPGRKYVGLYSTTQGKLQSQVQTLSSLIISGNEIQPELRDPFWTVLSFYNTINDIGKAQTLTEADIKDTINSYYQQRNINDGRILKSQKIKELTSRMNNGEISQSLTEMKTQYTTVDNKALDIVLASNIIEVGVDVDRLALMTIIGQPKSTAQYIQVSGRVGRKPHESPGLIVTVYNRGDSNDKSHYEHFKEYHQKLYSNVEEASVTPFSNFSIKRGFPAVLVGFLRQRFDIKGLGKYPDANLIDENSDKIIQFIQKYIVDKMKLVDSSESQTFGETYENVMNLLTTKDYETWELTQYKNGFMVPLQKQEEIQNDSAIPMINSMRNVDSQSRLKAQALEKKYESNFL; this is encoded by the coding sequence ATGAATAATATTCTGGAAGCAAACGTGAAAAATAGAGATAAGTTAATTAATAATCTAAAAGAAGAAATAATAGGACCGATTACTAACTTTAAATATGCTCAAATAATAGATGAGAAGACTACTAAAGAAAATATTGATAATAATTTCCTCATTTATAAATACGGAGGGAGGAAAGAAGAGATTTTTAATACAGGGCGGCCTAGTAAAAAATATGCAGCAGGTTTATTATACCCAAAAAGTAATGGGAATTTTGTAGAAATTGAAAGTGAAGAAAGTAATGAGGTAATTGAAGGAGAGACGCTTGAAGAAGAATTAACTGAAAAAAGAAAAGAGGAACAGCAAAATCCCTATTTACAATCAACGATGGGTATAACTTTCGCAGTACCTTTAGAAGCTGATTTTTTAAAGATTAATTTTGAATGTGGTATGTATAACAAAAATAAAAACTATAATAAAAATTTGCAAATAAACGAGATAAATCAAAATTGGTGGTTTAGGAAATCATACAACGCTAGCCTGAAGGTAGAATTACATAGGGATGAAAAACTAGTATGTGAAAAGTTAAGGGTCAAAGATTTATTGAATAACGAAAAAGAAGATACAAATATTTTATTGTATTCGCATATTAGAGAATTAGAAAACTTAAAAATAGTGACTCTTACAATTGAAAATGCAAAGATATCTAAAGAAGAAGAGGATATACTTTTCCAATGTAAAATTGAAGCTGAATTAAATGGAAAACAAAGCTTTGTACCATATCCTAAAGCGTCAGATATGAATATAGATATTAGTAATGAAGAAAAAAGATTTGAATTTTTATATCTTAAAGAAAAGAACTTCGCTTTTGGTCATGATTGCGCTACTGATTGGAATTTAGATAACAATGAAAATGTGTATAAAATTAGTTCAACTTTCTTACCAGAATATGAAATTAAAACCATGACCCCAGATATAAAAATAGGGGAAGACAATTTATCAATCTATCATTCTAAAATTACAGCATGCAATTCTTATGAAGAATTAGAAAATATACTATTACCTTTAATAGATGGCTATGAAAAATGGTTTGAAAATTTAAAACTAGAGAAAGTTAATCCATATTATGAAAAAGTTAAACAAGGTAATCTTAGAGAAATTGAAAAAAATATTAATCGTATGAAAAAAGGGATTCAACTTTTAAAAAAACAAGACGTATTCCAGTGTTTCAAATTAGCTAACTTATCAATGTTGATGCAGATGAATAACGGAAAGAAACTGAGAAAGGCTGATTATATAAATGGAAATTTAAAATTCGACAAAAATATCAATGTAAATGGTTTCGAAGAATTAGATTATTCTAATTTTGAAAGTCTATCTAATAGTATTGAAAATCAGATAGCAAAAGAAAATAAAGCATTTTTGAAAAAATGGAGAGGTTTCCAAATTGGATTTATATTACAATCACTGGATGCAATTATAAATAAAAAGAGTGAAGACCGTGAAATTGTTGATTTAATTTGGTTTCCGACTGGTGGAGGAAAAACTGAAGCCTATTTAGGTGTTGCAGCATTTTCTATGCTATACAGAAGGTTTGTTGATAAGAATGATATAGGTGTAGATATTTTAATGAGATATACTTTACGTCTATTGACAGCTGATCAATTTCAAAGAGCAGCAAGATTAATATGCAGTTTAGATTATGTTAGAACAAAATTCCTGGAAATATTTGGTGAAAATGAATTTAGTATAGGATTATGGGTTGGAAGAGCCAGTACTCCAAATAAAGTTGAGGATGCTAAAAATAAATTTAATGCATATACTAAGGAAGGCAAAAATGATTTTATAGTTGAAAGTTGTCCTTGGTGTGGTGCTGAAATGAAAGTTAAAAAAAATAATAAGAAAAATATTTATTTGGGTTATTCATTTTCTGGTGCATTAGAAATGAATTGCCCTGATAAAGAATGCCATTTCCATAATCATCTTCCTATTTCATTTGTTGATGAACAATTATACAAAAACCCTCCAACTTTTTTAATAGGTACAATTGATAAATTTGTACAATTAACATGGGTGCCAGAAGCTAGAAGTTTATTTGGGTTTAATCGAAGTGGAGACAGAGTTTTTTCACCGCCGAATATTATTATTCAAGATGAATTGCATTTGATTTCAGGCCCATTGGGTTCTTTATCTGGTATGTATGAAACCTTAATTGAACATCTTTGCACAGATGAAAGATTCGATATTAGCCCTAAAATAATTGGGGCAACAGCAACAATTAAAGCCTATCAAAATCAAATTAAAGCATTATACGGAAGAGAAAAAACTAATCTATTTCCTCCAGCAGGTTTTGATATTAATGATAATTATTTTTCTAGTGTACAAAAAGATGAATATGGTAATCCTGTGCCTGGAAGAAAATATGTGGGCCTGTATTCTACAACACAAGGAAAATTGCAATCACAAGTGCAAACTCTTTCTTCGTTAATAATAAGTGGAAATGAGATACAACCAGAATTGAGAGACCCGTTTTGGACTGTTTTATCTTTTTACAATACTATAAATGATATTGGAAAAGCTCAAACACTAACTGAAGCAGATATAAAAGATACGATTAACAGTTATTATCAGCAAAGAAATATTAATGATGGAAGAATACTAAAATCTCAAAAAATCAAAGAGTTAACGTCTCGAATGAATAATGGAGAAATATCTCAATCTTTAACAGAAATGAAAACACAATATACTACAGTGGATAACAAAGCATTAGATATAGTTTTGGCCTCTAATATTATTGAAGTAGGCGTTGATGTAGATAGGCTTGCTTTAATGACAATAATTGGTCAGCCAAAATCAACAGCTCAATATATTCAAGTTAGTGGACGAGTAGGAAGAAAGCCTCATGAAAGTCCAGGGCTGATTGTTACTGTTTACAACAGAGGAGATAGTAATGATAAGTCACATTATGAACATTTTAAGGAATACCATCAAAAACTGTATTCAAATGTGGAAGAAGCCAGTGTAACTCCTTTTTCGAATTTCTCTATAAAAAGAGGTTTTCCTGCTGTACTAGTTGGTTTCTTAAGACAAAGATTTGATATTAAAGGTTTAGGAAAGTATCCTGATGCTAATTTAATTGATGAGAACTCTGATAAAATCATTCAATTCATACAAAAATATATTGTGGATAAAATGAAATTAGTTGATAGTTCTGAAAGTCAAACATTTGGAGAAACTTATGAAAATGTGATGAATCTACTGACGACTAAAGATTATGAAACATGGGAGTTAACTCAGTATAAAAATGGTTTTATGGTACCTTTACAGAAACAAGAAGAAATACAAAATGATAGTGCAATACCTATGATAAATTCAATGAGAAATGTGGATTCACAAAGTAGGCTGAAAGCTCAAGCTTTAGAAAAAAAATATGAAAGTAATTTTTTATAG
- the drmB gene encoding DrmB family protein — protein MVEKKKITIAKGKLVGEKGPGSLYVDTEGISYLISAVDKWYESTKSNVDIEELKIRDSRVERMLNVDHFRQVPAYIEHNFSEESRNTEIMIPIQRFPLVHYCSECMTIDEFQPGSDQKKKRCKSCGKATSFIQFPIAVVCEEGHIEDFPYDKYVHVNKECDNSIKHEVKIQKLGSSILHSKLVCSCGASHSLSGVTGKGDGSKTPFQKEMKGYRCFGNKPWAGTGKKEGDCDANPTAILRNALNVYRPDVFSVLSISEHSNSKSNSYEDILLDEFNKLALYETEKNNKLTVSYSFEGTEKSIIKQVNFVRKLEELVIQTGFHRLSPSDENIAMSKALDSKSNIMFSDESKDYNWLPAKQLFGEGIFIEFNKEVLENWQEKTEVKEHFEKAQNKTAENYLSEKFRTPISVLIHTLSHGLMKELSKNAGYSNTALKEKLYVKEGKYGLLIYVTDSDKEGTFGGLVSLANEDKFKNIFNKSLRSMDWCSSDPVCYETGLNQGQGLYNSNGAACHNCTYVPNTSCSFSNCYLDRDYVFRIDSNVIISKDFGWFKNLDTIEVANKIAVVDKGVEFPYSNWKEASGFESSDFYIRNDIEIAEFTEAVISINDTKFNAKYFWPTEKRITLYNQEEQENELKDAYFGKNGEWEILKEN, from the coding sequence ATGGTTGAAAAAAAGAAAATCACAATTGCTAAGGGAAAGCTAGTTGGTGAAAAAGGTCCTGGAAGTTTGTATGTGGATACGGAAGGTATTTCTTATTTAATAAGTGCTGTTGATAAGTGGTATGAAAGTACAAAATCAAATGTAGATATAGAAGAACTGAAAATTAGAGATTCAAGAGTTGAAAGAATGCTTAATGTGGATCATTTTAGACAAGTACCAGCATATATAGAACATAATTTTTCTGAAGAAAGTCGTAACACAGAAATAATGATTCCAATTCAACGTTTTCCTCTTGTGCATTATTGTTCTGAATGTATGACTATAGACGAATTTCAACCTGGTTCAGATCAAAAGAAAAAGCGTTGCAAATCATGCGGTAAAGCTACTTCTTTTATTCAATTTCCAATAGCAGTTGTTTGTGAAGAAGGGCACATTGAGGATTTCCCATATGATAAATATGTACATGTTAATAAAGAATGTGACAATAGTATTAAACACGAAGTGAAAATACAAAAACTTGGCAGCTCTATTTTACACAGTAAATTAGTGTGCAGTTGTGGAGCTAGCCATTCGTTGTCTGGGGTTACAGGTAAAGGCGATGGGTCAAAAACACCATTTCAAAAAGAAATGAAAGGATATAGATGTTTCGGTAATAAACCGTGGGCAGGTACAGGTAAGAAAGAGGGAGATTGTGATGCCAATCCAACGGCGATTTTAAGAAATGCTTTAAATGTTTACCGTCCTGATGTATTTTCAGTTTTATCTATTAGTGAGCATTCTAATTCTAAATCAAATAGTTACGAAGATATCCTATTAGATGAATTTAATAAATTAGCACTATATGAAACTGAAAAGAATAATAAGTTAACTGTTTCATATTCCTTTGAAGGCACTGAAAAATCAATAATAAAACAAGTGAATTTTGTTAGGAAATTAGAAGAATTAGTAATCCAAACAGGATTCCATAGATTATCTCCTTCAGACGAAAATATTGCTATGTCGAAAGCACTTGATTCAAAAAGCAATATTATGTTCAGTGATGAAAGTAAAGATTACAACTGGTTACCAGCAAAACAATTATTTGGCGAAGGAATATTCATAGAATTTAATAAAGAAGTCTTAGAAAATTGGCAAGAAAAAACAGAGGTTAAAGAACACTTTGAAAAAGCTCAAAATAAAACTGCTGAAAATTATTTGAGTGAAAAATTTAGAACGCCAATATCAGTACTAATCCACACATTGTCGCATGGTTTAATGAAAGAACTTAGCAAAAATGCTGGTTATTCAAACACAGCATTAAAAGAAAAGCTATATGTTAAAGAAGGAAAATATGGTCTGTTAATCTATGTTACTGATAGTGATAAGGAAGGTACATTTGGCGGTTTAGTTAGCTTAGCCAATGAAGACAAATTTAAAAATATATTTAATAAAAGTTTGAGAAGTATGGATTGGTGTAGTTCGGATCCAGTTTGCTATGAGACTGGTTTAAATCAAGGACAAGGTTTATACAACTCAAATGGTGCAGCTTGTCACAATTGTACATATGTACCTAATACAAGTTGTTCGTTTAGTAATTGTTATTTAGATAGAGATTATGTATTTAGAATCGATTCAAATGTAATAATCTCAAAAGATTTTGGTTGGTTTAAAAATTTAGACACAATAGAAGTAGCCAACAAAATAGCAGTAGTTGATAAGGGTGTTGAATTTCCTTATAGTAATTGGAAAGAAGCTTCTGGATTTGAATCGAGTGATTTTTATATACGCAATGATATAGAAATAGCAGAATTTACGGAAGCTGTTATATCTATAAATGATACAAAGTTTAACGCAAAATATTTTTGGCCAACTGAAAAAAGAATAACTTTGTATAACCAAGAAGAACAAGAAAACGAATTAAAAGATGCATACTTCGGTAAGAATGGAGAATGGGAAATTTTAAAAGAAAACTAA
- a CDS encoding nuclease-related domain-containing DEAD/DEAH box helicase, which produces MVTLIPDKSLEEIDFNNSTGEEELYNEFLNLSDDFIIFHSLDWMSKNNKHLQFGEADFIIFNKNYGVISLEVKHGGIMGESGRIMQINRKNGNKIDIDPMFQADKSKYKFLKIFEELNNKNNNKIKVYSMVWFTGVDKSNLKGSLPHKYFLDGNTFFRNHMKDVEMTFKTFFSFHNMEKQNIPESLVKEILLKISPEFSVFPSMSNLIEENDYYFNRMTNEQNYLLDYLDEQQLAVIQGGAGTGKTMLAVEKARRFPENEKVAFLCFNNLLMQSLKNQYGEYMPNVTFTNLNSLAAKALNKMPTDEDIINFLENFEEYSGVWDFKHIIIDEAQDFIDETVDLLKEIAILNEGDFYVFYDKNQLVQRRDNLKWLEEMECRLLLSRNCRNTKNIAATSSKPIGLDKVKMRIDLPGEKPTYHNNLNKTQLLNWLEERIRFYTKNGVKKNQITILTPKTIEKSVLSGITKIGNYKLVNDIDGKNITFTTARKFKGLEADIILFIDIDGEVFKSEENRRVFYVGSSRAKSQLELVAMLDDNQEKDLFYNLSRGKSKRKASLFSNLNVKLI; this is translated from the coding sequence ATGGTTACTCTTATACCTGACAAATCACTTGAAGAAATTGACTTTAATAATAGTACAGGTGAGGAAGAATTATATAATGAGTTCCTAAATCTTTCAGATGATTTTATAATTTTTCACTCACTAGATTGGATGTCAAAAAACAATAAACACCTTCAATTTGGCGAAGCTGACTTCATAATTTTTAATAAAAACTATGGTGTTATATCATTAGAGGTTAAGCATGGCGGCATTATGGGAGAATCTGGAAGAATTATGCAAATAAATAGAAAAAATGGAAATAAGATAGATATCGACCCAATGTTTCAGGCGGACAAGTCCAAATATAAATTTCTCAAAATATTTGAAGAGCTGAACAATAAAAATAATAATAAAATAAAAGTGTATTCTATGGTATGGTTCACTGGGGTAGATAAGTCGAATTTGAAAGGTAGTCTTCCGCATAAATATTTTTTAGATGGCAACACCTTTTTTAGGAACCATATGAAAGATGTTGAAATGACATTCAAGACATTTTTTAGTTTTCATAACATGGAAAAACAAAATATACCTGAGTCTTTAGTTAAAGAAATTTTATTAAAAATTTCTCCTGAATTCTCTGTGTTTCCAAGTATGTCGAATCTTATTGAAGAAAATGATTATTACTTTAATAGAATGACAAATGAACAAAATTATTTATTGGATTATTTAGATGAACAACAATTAGCAGTAATTCAAGGTGGTGCAGGAACAGGTAAGACCATGTTAGCAGTTGAAAAAGCACGAAGATTCCCCGAAAATGAAAAAGTTGCTTTTTTGTGTTTTAATAATTTACTTATGCAGTCTCTGAAAAATCAATATGGTGAGTATATGCCTAATGTGACTTTTACCAATTTAAATTCCTTAGCTGCCAAAGCTTTAAATAAGATGCCTACGGATGAAGATATAATTAATTTTTTAGAAAACTTTGAAGAGTATTCTGGTGTATGGGATTTCAAACATATTATCATCGATGAAGCACAAGATTTTATAGATGAAACGGTTGATTTGTTAAAAGAAATTGCTATTTTAAATGAAGGGGATTTTTATGTATTTTATGATAAAAATCAACTTGTTCAAAGAAGAGACAATCTTAAATGGTTAGAGGAAATGGAATGCAGATTATTATTAAGTAGAAATTGCAGAAACACTAAAAATATTGCGGCGACTTCATCTAAGCCTATTGGGTTAGATAAAGTTAAAATGAGAATCGATCTACCCGGCGAAAAGCCGACATATCATAACAATTTAAATAAAACTCAATTATTAAATTGGTTAGAAGAAAGAATACGATTTTATACTAAAAATGGAGTTAAAAAGAATCAAATAACAATTCTCACTCCTAAGACTATTGAAAAATCGGTTCTTTCTGGAATAACTAAAATCGGTAATTATAAGTTAGTTAATGATATAGATGGTAAAAATATTACTTTTACCACTGCTAGAAAATTTAAAGGATTAGAAGCAGATATTATTCTTTTTATTGATATAGATGGAGAAGTATTTAAAAGTGAAGAAAACAGAAGAGTTTTTTATGTTGGATCATCCAGAGCTAAGAGCCAATTGGAGTTAGTCGCCATGCTAGATGATAATCAAGAAAAAGATTTATTTTATAATTTATCTAGAGGAAAATCTAAAAGAAAGGCAAGTTTATTTTCAAATTTAAATGTTAAACTTATTTAA
- a CDS encoding restriction endonuclease, which translates to MENKNIEFHELQSADLIIDAIYEGGNKGNISDDAIGKLMYTGNSGGFRVKNNVEKNPAYLVLYTSGEDVNWPDEINKEKGIVTYFGDNRKAGKQINETKKNGNKYLERIWGVNNEASKLDIPIFMFKKNPTLSSRRSVQFIGLLVPQVIGERNEALLNGIWRTDENGQRFLNYEAKFSILNTGKDVITRKWIDSLITTPLTSDEYAPKAWLRYQKTKSITKSLVLEAPNEIHVRSKDSQLKMENKTDKAMLNILINNFSDNPYHFEYVAVDIVSSMDNSFHFEKTRNIRDGGRDAIGYYSVGINDNKVNIPCILEAKCYQINNSVGVKETSRFISRLKNEEFGVFVTTSFLGKQAYTEIVEDNKKILILTATDIIKILKKKQINTESRLRDYLEEFNNKSS; encoded by the coding sequence ATGGAAAATAAAAATATAGAGTTTCATGAATTGCAAAGTGCTGATTTAATTATTGACGCAATATACGAGGGCGGCAATAAAGGTAACATTTCGGATGATGCTATTGGTAAATTAATGTATACAGGTAATAGCGGGGGGTTTCGGGTCAAAAATAATGTTGAAAAGAATCCTGCCTACCTCGTCTTATATACTTCAGGGGAAGATGTGAATTGGCCAGATGAAATTAATAAAGAAAAAGGCATCGTTACCTATTTTGGAGACAATCGGAAGGCTGGGAAACAAATAAATGAAACTAAAAAAAATGGAAATAAATATTTAGAACGAATTTGGGGAGTTAACAATGAAGCTTCTAAATTAGATATACCTATATTTATGTTTAAAAAGAATCCAACACTTTCTAGTAGAAGAAGTGTTCAATTTATAGGTTTATTAGTTCCTCAGGTAATAGGAGAACGTAATGAGGCATTATTAAACGGTATATGGAGAACTGATGAAAATGGGCAAAGATTTCTGAACTATGAAGCTAAATTTTCAATATTAAACACTGGTAAAGATGTTATCACTCGTAAATGGATTGATTCGCTTATTACTACTCCTTTAACAAGCGACGAATATGCTCCAAAAGCATGGTTGCGTTACCAAAAAACTAAATCTATAACAAAATCATTGGTATTGGAAGCTCCAAATGAAATACATGTTCGTTCAAAAGATTCTCAATTAAAAATGGAAAATAAAACTGATAAAGCCATGCTAAATATATTAATAAATAACTTTTCTGATAACCCCTATCATTTTGAATATGTAGCTGTAGATATTGTGAGCAGTATGGACAATAGTTTTCATTTTGAAAAAACTAGAAATATTAGAGATGGGGGCAGAGATGCTATAGGATATTACTCCGTAGGAATTAACGATAATAAAGTAAATATCCCATGTATACTAGAAGCTAAATGTTATCAAATTAATAACTCAGTAGGCGTAAAAGAAACATCTCGTTTCATTTCAAGATTAAAAAATGAAGAATTCGGTGTTTTTGTAACTACAAGTTTTCTTGGAAAACAAGCTTACACAGAGATTGTTGAAGATAACAAAAAGATTTTAATTCTTACTGCAACTGACATTATAAAAATACTTAAGAAAAAACAGATTAATACAGAAAGCAGATTACGTGACTATCTAGAAGAATTCAATAATAAAAGCAGCTGA
- a CDS encoding DUF2075 domain-containing protein, with translation MKNKGVPIIRQIGYSLTDLNQSISTWQELNEAKYLLRYPTVYIINDEEKKNDFKVYVGETADINSRTKQHLQGDVKMKEYWQEFSNSFTSSMYVIGHQYFNKSLTLDIENRLMQYLSSVNSVSSIYNSRTNQQNEYYTSDQLDTIFSQIWKKLNKENNILFPVESIIRDSAIFKASPFHKLTSEQNAAKDEITMKIQVALHNQQEGQLVLVEGEAGSGKTVLMSSLFFDLKRDFEKENNDSSLDVHLLVNHDEQLKVYREIAKKLGLYDKKDNKQPIVNKPTSFINHHSTDEKVDVIIVDEAHLLLTQGKQSYRGKNHLNDLLERARVVVAVFDHKQILSTEQVLEEEQLNKLISSTKANDNHIQLRNQMRINSGVETINWIRHLVDQQAIENIPEDSKGYEIKIFNKPADLENAVRKKAESEESGISRLLATYDWKYVGQKKPENQDYWNVKIDDWKMPWNSQLNVENKRQKNLSWPEQSQTINEVGSTFTIQGFDLNYAGVIIGPSVKFRNGRIIFDGSESYNKKATQNRTLSDNSKRKFDQELLKNELNVLLTRGVNGLYIYAVDDELRAALQRAANGGINHE, from the coding sequence ATGAAAAACAAAGGGGTCCCTATAATTAGGCAGATTGGTTATTCGTTAACGGATTTAAACCAATCTATAAGTACATGGCAAGAACTTAATGAAGCGAAGTATTTACTGCGGTACCCAACGGTATATATTATTAATGATGAAGAGAAGAAAAATGATTTTAAGGTGTATGTAGGTGAAACTGCTGATATTAATAGTCGAACAAAACAACATCTACAGGGTGATGTGAAGATGAAGGAATATTGGCAAGAGTTTTCTAATTCTTTTACGTCTTCAATGTATGTAATAGGCCATCAATATTTTAATAAATCTCTTACTTTAGATATTGAAAATAGATTGATGCAATATCTTTCAAGTGTAAATAGTGTTTCATCTATCTATAACAGTCGTACAAATCAACAAAATGAATATTATACTTCTGATCAATTAGACACTATCTTTTCCCAAATATGGAAGAAGCTGAATAAAGAAAATAACATTCTATTTCCAGTAGAAAGTATTATTAGAGATTCAGCTATTTTCAAAGCTTCACCTTTTCATAAATTAACGAGCGAACAGAATGCTGCAAAGGATGAAATTACAATGAAGATTCAAGTAGCATTACATAATCAGCAAGAAGGACAGTTAGTCCTAGTAGAAGGAGAAGCGGGTTCTGGTAAAACGGTATTGATGAGTAGTTTGTTCTTTGATTTGAAACGAGATTTTGAGAAAGAAAATAATGATTCATCGCTTGATGTGCATCTTTTAGTAAATCATGATGAACAGTTAAAGGTGTATAGAGAAATCGCTAAAAAGTTAGGGTTATATGATAAAAAAGATAATAAACAACCTATCGTCAATAAACCTACCAGCTTCATAAACCATCATAGTACGGATGAAAAAGTAGATGTTATTATCGTTGATGAAGCACATTTGCTTTTAACTCAAGGAAAACAATCCTACCGTGGTAAAAACCATTTAAACGACTTATTGGAGCGAGCAAGAGTCGTTGTTGCAGTGTTCGACCATAAACAAATTCTAAGTACAGAACAGGTATTAGAAGAAGAGCAGTTAAATAAGTTGATAAGTTCGACTAAAGCTAATGATAACCACATCCAACTACGCAATCAGATGCGTATTAATAGTGGTGTAGAGACTATTAATTGGATACGCCATCTGGTAGATCAACAAGCAATTGAAAACATCCCTGAAGATTCTAAAGGATATGAAATAAAAATATTCAATAAACCGGCAGACTTAGAAAATGCAGTACGGAAAAAAGCTGAGTCTGAAGAATCCGGCATATCTCGGTTGTTGGCTACTTATGATTGGAAGTATGTAGGTCAGAAGAAACCAGAAAACCAAGACTATTGGAACGTAAAAATTGATGACTGGAAAATGCCTTGGAATTCACAACTTAATGTAGAAAATAAACGCCAAAAAAATTTATCTTGGCCAGAACAAAGCCAAACTATAAACGAAGTAGGTTCTACGTTTACTATTCAAGGCTTCGATTTAAATTATGCTGGCGTCATTATAGGACCGTCAGTAAAATTCAGAAATGGCCGTATTATCTTTGATGGGTCAGAAAGCTATAATAAAAAGGCGACACAAAATAGAACACTCTCTGATAACTCTAAAAGAAAATTTGATCAGGAGTTATTGAAAAACGAGCTGAATGTCCTTTTAACACGAGGCGTAAACGGGTTATATATTTATGCAGTTGATGATGAATTAAGAGCAGCACTTCAACGTGCAGCTAATGGAGGAATTAATCATGAATAA
- a CDS encoding nucleotide pyrophosphohydrolase — MNNTEKLIQEINEFREARNWRQYHNEKDLAISLSLEASELLELYQWKQPEEVNENNRERIEEELADVLIYSYMIADNLDMDIDEIIRKKLVKNSEKYPVEKSKGSNKKYDEL, encoded by the coding sequence ATGAATAATACTGAAAAGCTTATACAAGAAATTAACGAATTTCGTGAAGCGCGTAATTGGCGTCAATATCATAACGAAAAAGATTTAGCGATTTCACTTTCACTTGAAGCTTCCGAATTATTAGAACTTTATCAATGGAAACAGCCTGAAGAAGTGAACGAAAACAATCGTGAGCGTATCGAAGAAGAGCTTGCAGACGTACTCATTTATAGCTATATGATTGCAGATAACTTAGATATGGATATCGATGAGATTATCCGTAAGAAGCTTGTGAAGAACAGCGAGAAGTATCCAGTAGAGAAGAGTAAAGGCAGTAATAAGAAATATGATGAACTATAA